A genomic stretch from Falco cherrug isolate bFalChe1 chromosome 1, bFalChe1.pri, whole genome shotgun sequence includes:
- the RNF185 gene encoding E3 ubiquitin-protein ligase RNF185 yields MASKGPTTSTSTKNSNTGGTSGSSSSNGAGDNTNQDNTFECNICLDTAKDAVISLCGHLFCWPCLHQWLETRPNRQVCPVCKAGISRDKVIPLYGRGSTGQQDPREKTPPRPQGQRPEPENRGGFQGFGFGDGGFQMSFGIGAFPFGIFATAFNINDGRPPPAVPGTPQYVDEQFLSRLFLFVALVIMFWLLIA; encoded by the exons ATGGCAAGCAAAGGACCCACGACTTCTACATCAACAAAGAACTCCAATACTGGAGGGACCAGTGGCAGCAGTAGCAGTAATGGTGCTGGGGACAATACTAATCAAGACAACACTTTTGAATGTAACATCTGTTTAGACACTGCTAAGGATGCAGTTATCAGCTTGTGCGGACATCTCTTCTG TTGGCCTTGTTTACACCAG tGGCTAGAGACCAGGCCAAACAGACAAGTGTGTCCTGTCTGCAAAGCAGGAATCAGTCGAGATAAAGTTATTCCTCTGTATGGAAGAGGTAGCACTGGGCAGCAGGACCCCAG AGAGAAAACTCCACCACGACCCCAAGGACAGAGACCTGAACCAGAGAACAGAGGG GGATTCCAGGGCTTTGGGTTTGGCGATGGTGGCTTCCAAATGTCATTTGGAATTGGGGCGTTTCCCTTTGGTATATTTGCAACAGCATTCAACATAAACGATGGGCGACCTCCTCCAG ctgttccAGGGACTCCTCAGTATGTGGATGAGCAGTTCCTATCCCGCCTCTTCCTGTTCGTGGCTCTGGTGATAATGTTCTGGCTGTTGATCGCATAA
- the C1H12orf43 gene encoding protein CUSTOS isoform X2 translates to MAAPRGGSGLDTDSDSDNSGEAAARFREAAWDCAAQAAAVRVEPRGGGFKKDRLQPAQPSLRREVNGHDEDGNELQTTPEFRAHVAKKLGAMLDSFITVSKGSSEPSQASVEQSDSADDGFRLFSSSVPGDTGKSEPCAAARRRQPSSSSDMDSDQEWQRYQEAAVSAADILKQSAFPALSQDSSQDQCQGCVEHSQKKKKKKKIGGENNIQEKIIDPAECEQICKDLPGLVSANGQHERQDSNYTENSVLLGVVKKKKKKKKIKRE, encoded by the exons ATGGCGGCGCCCAGGGGTGGCTCGGGCCTGGACACGGACTCGGACTCGGACAACAGCGGCGAGGCGGCAGCGCGGTTCCGGGAGGCCGCCTGGGACTGCGCTGCGCAGGCGGCGGCGGTGCGGGTGGAGCCGCGCGGCG GTGGCTTTAAAAAGGATCGgttgcagccagcacagcctaGCCTaag ACGTGAGGTGAATGGTCATGATGAGGACGGAAATGAGCTACAGACAACACCAGAGTTCAGAGCACATGTTGCGAAGAAACTGGGAGCAATGCTAGACAG TTTCATCACTGTCTCCAAGGGCTCATCAGAACCTTCACAAGCTTCTGTGGAACAGTCTGACTCTGCAGATGATG GTTTTCgcctcttctcttcctctgtcccAGGAGACACTGGGAAATCAGAGCCTTGTGCTGCAGCAAGGAGGAGACAGCCATCTAGCTCCAG TGACATGGACAGTGACCAAGAGTGGCAAAGGTACCAGGAGGCTGCTGTGTCAGCTGCAGACATTCTGAAGCAAAGTGCTTTTCCTGCACTGTCCCAGGATTCCAGCCAGGATCAGTGTCAGGGCTGTGTAGagcacagccagaaaaaaaagaagaaaaagaaaattggggGAGAGAACAATattcaagagaaaataatagACCCAGCAGAGTGTGAACAGATCTGCAAAGATTTGCCAGGGTTAGTGTCTGCAAATGGACAGCATGAGAGACAGGACAGCAATTATACAGAGAACTCAGTGCTGCTAGGTGTtgtgaagaagaagaagaaaaagaagaagataaaaagagaatga
- the C1H12orf43 gene encoding protein CUSTOS isoform X1, with the protein MRPPAGPEPLPGQVAATAWPGEGLPSRPQLLSPVNGHGLPSRHDSLSYKVTCARRELKGVLVTGLLNLPLLLSLSGGFKKDRLQPAQPSLRREVNGHDEDGNELQTTPEFRAHVAKKLGAMLDSFITVSKGSSEPSQASVEQSDSADDGFRLFSSSVPGDTGKSEPCAAARRRQPSSSSDMDSDQEWQRYQEAAVSAADILKQSAFPALSQDSSQDQCQGCVEHSQKKKKKKKIGGENNIQEKIIDPAECEQICKDLPGLVSANGQHERQDSNYTENSVLLGVVKKKKKKKKIKRE; encoded by the exons ATGCGGCCTCCTGCTGGGCCCGAGCCCCTTCCCGGGCAGGTCGCTGCTACAGCATGGCCGGGGGAAGGTTTACCTTCCCGCCCACAGCTGCTTTCCCCAGTGAATGGGCATGGTTTGCCTTCCAGGCATGACTCTTTATCCTATAAAGTCACATGTGCCAGAAGGGAGCTTAAAGGGGTTCTGGTCACAGGTCTTTTAAACTTGcctttgcttctttctctgtcaGGTGGCTTTAAAAAGGATCGgttgcagccagcacagcctaGCCTaag ACGTGAGGTGAATGGTCATGATGAGGACGGAAATGAGCTACAGACAACACCAGAGTTCAGAGCACATGTTGCGAAGAAACTGGGAGCAATGCTAGACAG TTTCATCACTGTCTCCAAGGGCTCATCAGAACCTTCACAAGCTTCTGTGGAACAGTCTGACTCTGCAGATGATG GTTTTCgcctcttctcttcctctgtcccAGGAGACACTGGGAAATCAGAGCCTTGTGCTGCAGCAAGGAGGAGACAGCCATCTAGCTCCAG TGACATGGACAGTGACCAAGAGTGGCAAAGGTACCAGGAGGCTGCTGTGTCAGCTGCAGACATTCTGAAGCAAAGTGCTTTTCCTGCACTGTCCCAGGATTCCAGCCAGGATCAGTGTCAGGGCTGTGTAGagcacagccagaaaaaaaagaagaaaaagaaaattggggGAGAGAACAATattcaagagaaaataatagACCCAGCAGAGTGTGAACAGATCTGCAAAGATTTGCCAGGGTTAGTGTCTGCAAATGGACAGCATGAGAGACAGGACAGCAATTATACAGAGAACTCAGTGCTGCTAGGTGTtgtgaagaagaagaagaaaaagaagaagataaaaagagaatga